The Tenebrio molitor chromosome 2, icTenMoli1.1, whole genome shotgun sequence DNA segment GCTTCAGGCTGAATTAAATAAGCGAGTCGATGCACTCTCTGAACGACGAAAAACCGTGGAAATGCTGGATAAAAAGCTACTAGAGCTGGTTGATCAACAGGCCTCACTCGATATCGGCACACAAGATGATCACTTGCATGATCTAAAACTGTCACTTGCCTCACGCACAAAAGAAGAACTTGATAAGATCGAGAAAAAGAAACAAGGGTATGTGTTGTGGTAGAgcatttttttggaattgaTTGTGAACTTCAACagattaaaattgaatttgaaaaagattaaTTCGATTGATAGTCCGGATTCTTGCGAAACAGTTTACACGAGCAGTTTAGAAAAAGGGAGTACGTTGAGTAGCGACACGTATCATACAGCAGCTAGTGTTTGTTCTCcccatttaataaataatttagattGTCTTATGAGTGATAGTGGGGTGGAACTGCGGCCTTCTCCGCGGGTTCAGGATGAAAGTGATTTGTCTAGTAATGAGGAATATAAGGTTAGTCGTAAAGTGCAGTAATTTTTATCTTATCATTGTGATGATTTGTTTAGGTGATAAGTGATTCACAGTCGACGAGTTCGATTGAAAATCACTCTCCTGTCATCAGAAAGAAACGAAAAGATACGGAAATCTTACGCCGGCTAGCTCAAAAGTTAGCTCAACAGAAACAAGTTATCATAAAAAGTTTAGATGCCGGTTGCGCCAAGAGCCAGTTAGATGCTCAGATCGCTgtgagttaatttttttttcttctcgtGACACCAACTAATACGTGGTGTAGATTTTGCAGGGGTTACAAAGACAATACATGTCGCTCAAATTTGGTTCTTCTTCGGTTCTTTCGCCCGCAGCTGAACACCCACTGCAGGATGTCGACAGTGCAAGTCCAAGTCCGATTAAACCGTTACACACTGGATCCACTTCAGCGCTTTACTCTCCAACCCTCCAGGTATGAagcattttaattaaagtttatttcaaatgaaaacaatcggcaaaaattgaaaacaccaattttttttaaactaagtGTTTGCTCATTTGTTACTGAAGGGTACTAACAATACGATATTacataaatttttatgaaatcaCGTTATGATGATAATCTGCgaaatccggctcgaaggaccaaaatgTTGCGCGGGAATCAAAGACGGATAATTAATTCTATGTTTATTGAACGTACACTTGATATTTGCCGATCTCTCGCATACAAAAATAACGTAAGGCTTGATTTGTTGCTGTCAAGCTCTGAATTATAAGTGAGTCCGTATTCTAAAACTACGACTACATAGAACATATGTAACTACGAGGCGGGGGGTAGGCTGACAGATGACCAACGCCTCAACCCTAGTTCAGGTAAactgaataatattttttgtaatttgcctccattttgattctctaatagacatagtaacgaacgcgacgtcatcatctgggatgtccttatagccattatttcacggaacatttaacgaaaatttttaggttggcatagcttgatccgtcatgcgtgtcagtttaaattacaaaatgtgcaaagaattatttatcaggatttatcaggcaacaaattcgcgaccgtatttttggcaatttcacgtatttcagcgggcgtacatgaaagattattttccacattcgtgttttgtgacagaatttggataaaacaaaaggcgactttgaagacttgatcaaattttcacttttaaaattaagacattaccaaccgccacaaaaatccctaaatcgagaaaagtaaacatttttgtttaaaaacgacttaaaaatggcaaattacaaaaaataatataaaaaacccgtttcataagaccttgaagcactcattctttaaaataactcgtggcacgccactcgttttttaatcttgaattcgtgcttcaagactgctCTTacgaaacttgtcttttaatatactattaaggCCCAGTATTTCAGTGCAGGGTTAACTTTTGGGTTTGCAAAACGCGGTtaaattttaacccaattaTTAACCTTGTATGCGTATTTCAGTGCTTAGTTATGGGTTAAAGTATTTAACCAACTTTTtcttaatgttggcagtgctTTCGGCAGACATATTCGAAAAGCTCGTAGCCAGTCGTAGCGGACAGGTGTAGAATGCTGCCGTTTGCTGTCAGCTGTGACAGTATTTAACCCACGTGTAGAGTTGTTTTGGTTAAAGAGTGAGgtgtttttattcaaaaatacatacctatttttttataatggaATTTTACAACAGATACCGACTTTTGGATGAgatatgtatattaaaaaacagaaaataattataaatattaatgtaacaattaaaaaaaaaaaaaaaaatcttctagctctttttaattcggggaaaatcagaatttatataaaaatttatgaaacacAAGGTACGGGCAtactattaaataaaataatcttttattaacaaaaaataattcttttacaatactgtaaactataataaaaaagtatctattcaagtaaaaataaataatacctaTTGTAAgatcaaattaaattgaatttcacaattaacattttaatgtaaatacaaTGCTTATATCAAACTCTAATTTTTGGATCTTCGACGACTGTCCATTTTCAAACTTTCATTTGGCGCCCCTTCGAAATGCGAAATAGCCGTTATAAGTgctaatttaatattaaacttgccaaaacagaaaaataaataattctgcACCGCACTTTTGGCACGAGTAGTGCGCATGTCTAACCGAGAAAAAGCAGGTTAACCCACCCCTATCCCCTGGGTTAACTttccagttaaatttaaccttgATTAGAACCAACCCGACACCGAAATACCCCTAACCAGGTAATTTAATAGTTAAccatttttatttggtttaacCCACGACTGAAATACCGGGCCTAAAATTACTATTTAAAACCAGTTTAACTAAACACCGTTTAcgttatgccaaaacaacgtgaatgcattttatgtaTCTGTtcctaaaatttcaaactgatttaacaaagaaacaaacaaaattcaaaaccgTCTCTGATAAACAGACAAAGCAATTAGGTAAGTAGgtgtaataaataaacttttgaTGGTCTCATTTAAACGGTCCTTCGTTGTAGGATTATTGAACTAATAACCAAAAAGGGATAAACTATTTCAAACATCGAAATTTGGTTTTTCAACTactaaatcatttaaaaaatttatattaagaTTCCTGTAATGTTTGAAATTTGTACACAGTACACAGCATTAAAGCTTTAGGAAGTTGGAAAAATATAACTGTTCTTGTTTTAATTAGGTTCAAAGCCACAGGTTGTTGCCGTACCACAATTACAGCCTCCACAGATCAATGCCCTCTATTGCCACAGGTAAAAGAGTAAATTTTGAATCAGCGTGGCTCTCATCCAAAACGTACGTCATTTTCAGAGACCGACAGTGACGCAATCGTCACCATCAGTAGCTATTGCATAAGAGGTGCCGGAAGTAAAACACATTACGAGTACGAGGTTCGGATTTGTACGAGTGACGAACATTGGAGCATCCTACGCAGATACAGCCGTTTCAGAGATCTGCACATCGCAATGAAAGCGCGATACGGAGACAGAGTCGCCTCAATTCCCTTTCCATCCAAGCAACTTTTTGCCAATTGTGAAACAGTAGCCAAATCGCGCAAACGCCAATTAGAATTTTATTTGCGTCGACTCATAGATACCTGCAAAAATCATCCGTCTTGTCCATTGGCGTACGGTGGTCCAGTTACCAAAGCGGCCTTAATTAGTTTCACGCCATTTTTCCGAAAAGGCGTTTTCGAGAATGGAAAGTACGGAACatcttgattttttcttttctcttttagAGAACACTTGGGTATATCGGATGTCTATGTTAAATAATAGCCAGTTTTTCCTGTGACACTACACTTCTTCTTTATTATtgctaatttattattaattgtttaatcTGTTAGTTAATTAGTTTTAAGAACGCTGGAAGTATTTAACAATCTTTTAAGttattatttgtgtttttactcttaACGAGACATTggacaagtcaaaaaataggTAATACAAACTTGGTCTTTTGGGCTGCTCTATTTAGGATttctaataattatttaatacgCCTAAAAACTATTCCGCTTGGTTGGGACAAAATAAGCTTTAAAATGTACCAAAAATGGTTCGATGTATTATGTATAATAATGTAAAACGGGTTCATAGATTTGAAATGACTTCCTGAACAAATGTAAAATCGTGTTGAGATTTGATGCTTCAATAAATAACGGTAGATAGGAATATAAAATCTACTTAGCAAAAATGTGATAATGATTTTTATAGTGTGATAAAATGCAATTCGTAGAATAatagattgaaattaaatgcAATGGTTATTGATCTTTCTCAAAACGagtatgtattataaaactgTTGGTTGAGATttgttattatattttttttaatgtgtaaaGTCTGTACAGTCTGAATTTTGTAAGATGCAATAAAGTTTCTAAAAGTACTACCGGTcgcgtttttttaaatatttttttgcgaatcaGTTTTTAATACGAGTAAATGAGTTACGAGAGGacataattaattgttaaactATTCAAATATGCTAACAAAGGATGCCATAAATTCAAGGTTCGATGCAGGATATATAAAAATGCACGCTGTAATGCACAATAAACAGGATTTTGTGGGGTAAGGTCAAGTTTAGTGTCCTCACTGTCCTGGTACGGGGAATCGCGTGCGCCCTTGCCACAAGATAAAATATTTGCGGACTTATATCGACTTTCATAATATaacaaaatgttgaaaaacatGTCTCAAGTAGAAAACCCTAAACCGAGCTCGGTTGCTGTTCGCTCTGCccgaagaaatatttaaatgtgtTATTGGTGTTAACTTGCAAGGATAATAAAGTGATTAATTGAAATCCGTACGCACGCAACCATCCAACTGATTATATCCTGCAATTAAAACAGCATTGTTTGATTGGTTTCAGCAGGAAGGGAAATTGTTGCATTCGATCAACCCTCTCGTGCGCCACGTAATTACATCGCGCATACATTATAATGTGTTACGTGTTCTGACGTCGAACCGGAGTCAGTGCGGCGTGTTCTAAACCAaacaagtattttttttaattgtcaaaataacgAATCTAAAATGACGTTTCACTTTAAAACCGAAGAGTACTACAACCGATTTATCGAACTGCAggaaaaattgagaaaaaggTAAGCGACTTCCTTTGTCTGCGCTTTGTTTGTATTGACGCTAAATTGGGTCAAACTATTATTTCAGCGAGGAAGAACGCCTAAAACTCGAAATGAAATTTAACGAAATGGTGCAAGTAACTAGAGAAGAGTAAGTAGTTTCTGTTTTTGAAACTGAATTACCtacttttgtatttttcaagaGAACAAATGCACTATCGGAAATTGAGAGCGCAATACAAACGATTTCTAGAAGAAGACAGACGTCGACAAGATAGAAACGAACGAATTGCAAGAACTTTAGAAAGAATTGAAAGTCGAGTGGCGATGCTAGTGGCAAAAACAGAACGCTACAAATTGCTAAGGCAACAGTATCACACCTTTTTGGACCGGATTTATAAAGACAATGAAGTAAAGAAGCCTGAGGCTCCTTAcgaacagaaacaaaaacaaagcgAAAAATCGAAACTTACCGACGACACGAATGACGTGGTACAGACGTATCTTCAGAACTTGTCGTCACAGAAACTGAGAGAGTTGTTGAAGAAGGAAGAAGATGCAAGGAACAGACTGTCGGGAACTATGACAACAAACCCAGATGACAACTATAGTCATGGGGACTTGTACACGTTTAGTGAGAACGAATCAAGACCCAACTATGCCAATTCGATAGCCGACGATATTATGAGTTCTATCTACCGGAGGAGTAGCAAGCCAGTTGAGAATACTAAGCACCGGCAACCGAGAGAATTCAATAATAATGTTAGTTGGCACCCCAAAGTTGAGACGAAAAGTTATCCGGATAATTATCAGAACACGTCGAAAATTGTTGCGGAGCAAAAACATTCAAACACAAGCAGTGATACGGAAGATTTTTCAGAAACAGATGAAGTTATATTCAAAAACTCGAATCAAGTCAACAAACCGTCAGGTACAAATGAGACAGAAGTAGGAAAAATTAAAGACGATTTACTGAACCAAGGATTGAGTACGATTAAAAAGATGGGTCGTGTTTTGGAcgatcaaaaattaaatgattttgcGAAACGTCCAATAGAGCAAAATAGCAATCAGAAAGGGAATATCGAAGATAAGAGTTGTTATATTGATAACAAAGAAGAGAAACAAGACTTCAACCGAGAGATCAAGGATAATGGAGTTAAGGAAGAAATACAAGCAGGAGTCCAGGATCATCAAAATATTGTAGAAGAGGATAAGGCTGGTTTGGGTGAGAATGTAAATCAGGAAAGAAAACAGATTTCGAATGAAAATAATCTGCTGCCGAGTTGTCAGCTGAACAGCGAAGAAGTTGTAGAACATGATCAGAATGAACTTTCTAATACGGGAGAAAAAGTTACAGCTGATGACGAAATAAAGGAAGAACAGTTTTCACAAAAGTTAGAATCAGAAGCAATGGAAAAAGTGACAACACCAGAACAAATAAAAGAGGAAGAGAAAGTCTTAAGTGTGGAATCAGAACCTACATCCGTGCTGCAAGAAAGTAGTATAAAGATTCATCCGACagatgacagaaatttgaaagCAGTTAAAGATGAAGGTGTCGATGATAAGCAGCCGCAAGAGCAAGTAGTACACCATGAAAtggaagaagaaaaattagttTCTCCCCAAGAAGGTTATAAAGAGAGTGGAAAACAAGCGGAATTAGAAGGTGAGACCATTCAGTCAGAAGAACAACACAATTTGTACGATCAGACCCAATATGGCGAGAACGATCTAACTGCTGAACAGTATCAGCCTGGTGAAATCCAGCAGTATGATGACAATGGTCAACCGATTCAAATACAACCGTACGAACACGATCAAACTATACACACTCAGCAGTATGACGATAACGGCAAAGCTATTGACATGCAGCAGTACGATGAACATGGCCAACCTGTCGATATGCAACAGTACGACGAAAATGGCCAACCGGTCAATATGCAACAGTACGACGAAAGTGGCGAACCCATCCCAATACCTCAATATGACGGCGATGGTCAACCCATTCAAATGCAGCAATACGACGAAAGTCAATATTTGCAACAATTTGACGAAACGGGTCAATCTATTCAACATTACGATGAAAATTCTCAACCCATTCAACAGTACGACGAACAGGGTCAACCTCTGCAGCAACAGTATGCTGAAAATGCGCAGTACGATGAAAACGGTCAACTTATTCCTCAATACACAGAACAGTATGACGAGCATGGTCAATTAATTCAACAATATGACGAACAGGCCCAACTTATACAACAGTTTGATGAAAACGGCCAACCCATACAACAGTATGAGCAGCACATGATGCAGCAGTATGCCGACGGTCAACAGCCCTTCCAGCAGTATGATGAAAACGGCCAGTTGATCCAGCAGTATGACTATGGTCAGCCGCAGTATGACGAAAACGGTCAACTTGTCCAACAATACAATGAAAATGAAGCGCCATATGTGAATGAACAACAGTACTATAACCATCCATATTCGGAAAACCCCGACGAGGGAATTATTCAACAGGAACCGGCTTCTCAAGTCAGCGAACCAGAACCAGAGAAAGATCAAAATTTAGCTGCACCAGAAGAATCGAAAAAAGCGAATGTGATGGAAATGCTGGACACCGATACAGAAAGTGTGAAACAAGACACGAAGATTTCGCATGACAGCGATTTTGATTTCAGCAACggctaaattattaaattgtaatagCGCTACGCAGCAAGGTAATTCTATTGTCTCATTGTAATTAACTGAGATATACAAATACATTTGATTTATCTAATTCAATTTTGGCATGTTAGGTGGTAGTTTGTGACTAGAATAATTGTATAGCATATCGTTGcacttaattaaattagcaTTGTAAATTATACCTATGAatcatttatttgaaataaaatgaaaattagatgaacatcattttgatgtaatCACAGAGGACATTAAGTACAAAAgcgaataaaatatttacaaaaacagtttaaaaCTTTGAAATGGTGGATTTTTTATGTACTAGTGTATAACTGtataattaatgacatttgaaaaatgtcaCCTTCGTCGTGAATTTATACGTCTTTATATCCCACTGGTTCCAAAAATAAAAGGTAAGTATTAATTCATGTCAACTAGATTCAATCTTTGACTGAAGGCCATGTGTTTCCAGAATATTGCATGTGTATATTTTTAGACTAATATTTTTACGCAGCAGTTCGGTGTGACTAATCCACTTTAAATCccgattttataaaatttcttatcATCAATGTTATTCATGTTATGTATCTATTATAAACcaaatgtttactttaaacACATAATTAGGTAGATATCACATATTATTCGAGAAGGTCCATTTGGATAGCCAGCATGCCGGATAGATCGCCACGTTATCAGATTATCAAGaacaaattgataaaaaaatagcTGTGTGATAGTTTAATTTAGCTGATGCGATGCTCGCGAACGTTCACCATGATGCGTTGTGACCTCGGGACtcgaattatttaattaattcagatattttttaattgtgaaCAATGGACATCGgaataattaacattttaattggcaatgtttatttttacttagTGGCGTATTTATAGAAGCCAATGAGATAAGTAGATAGAGTGTGGGTCTACCTACTTCCAGTGCAGCACACATgtgcttaaaaaatatttaatcatTTATTAGTTATCTCTATTCCGACGTATCGAAAGCACATATCGTAAAATCTTCCGCTGCGCGTTTGCTGGAGGCGCCTTATGCGGTGCCAAAATCAATATTTCCTGCACGAAGTTGTGTCGATGCAAGCACGCACGGTGTGCGCTCTTTTTGTTACATTTGACGTGGttttttatgttgaaaagTGTTAAAGTTCAACtggaaatttttgatttttatttaaaattatggcAGACTTGTACACAAAAAGTTTGAGTAATCCCAAGTGCTCTATGACGTTTTATTCGGACTTTGGAGACGGAGAATCGGAGCCAACTCTTCTTGAACAAAGACAAGGTATATAATTAGCATTACTCCTAATACccattttaggttatgtttacaaTTTAAACCATATTTGAACAAATTACGTTCTCGCCTCGGTTTTTCTCACATTATTATTAGGCCTATTTCGGAAAAAGCATGTGTTACACGACGTGGAAACTGAAATGTAATTAGtttccattaaataaattgggTTTTCGGGTGTGCCGGATGTCGGCATGTCCCATTCTACCTAATCTATCCTATAAAATGTTTTCACTTTTCTTTACATCGTCTAGATATTgtacataatttaaatattaatctACTCTCTGGCTATTGTTACATTAGTCATTAAACTATGATGTAATATGGtgtactttttatttattacgctTTCTTGGCCTaatttatatacctaactatTTTGCATACGACGTAcctatttcaaattttctctttcaaaaaaaatcacagtttTGAGCAGCACTGATGTTCAtctaaatgtaaaatattaagatTTTAGGGTGTGTCGCCCCAGCTGATTTAGGGATGTTCTTAGAAATGGATAAGGAATTTTGTTTGCAAATcgtattaattatttcaattcTATTTTTGGAAAGTAACAGCAACTGCTCAGCACAGATATGTTATTTTGAGCATCATATTTTACACTGGACTGTAGCGTCTACACACTGAAATGTACGTtatcaaattattaatttttgtgtcgaattgtttccatttaaaatgaTGCATATTTTACGATTACGACAAGAAATACAATCATACTAACATGACAATGGAAAACTGATACTCTGTGCTGAGAACATTCTTGATTTGTTTCTTAACAATGACAGTTCCAAAGCTATTATTTGCAGTCAGAGCACTCGGAGCAAACAAATGGAAGAAGCGAAGAAGTTCGGGGTCGTCACAAGAAAGAGTAAATGGTGTAATAAGTGCCCCCACTATGTATTCTtctattaaattcaaatttttagtgGTACTTTTGTAATTCAGGCACTGAAAAACATGTGTTATGTTCAGCCGAGACAAGCACTGATAAGATTGCTAATGTAGTAAATTCCCACTTAC contains these protein-coding regions:
- the LOC138123647 gene encoding uncharacterized protein produces the protein MTFHFKTEEYYNRFIELQEKLRKSEEERLKLEMKFNEMVQVTREEEQMHYRKLRAQYKRFLEEDRRRQDRNERIARTLERIESRVAMLVAKTERYKLLRQQYHTFLDRIYKDNEVKKPEAPYEQKQKQSEKSKLTDDTNDVVQTYLQNLSSQKLRELLKKEEDARNRLSGTMTTNPDDNYSHGDLYTFSENESRPNYANSIADDIMSSIYRRSSKPVENTKHRQPREFNNNVSWHPKVETKSYPDNYQNTSKIVAEQKHSNTSSDTEDFSETDEVIFKNSNQVNKPSGTNETEVGKIKDDLLNQGLSTIKKMGRVLDDQKLNDFAKRPIEQNSNQKGNIEDKSCYIDNKEEKQDFNREIKDNGVKEEIQAGVQDHQNIVEEDKAGLGENVNQERKQISNENNLLPSCQLNSEEVVEHDQNELSNTGEKVTADDEIKEEQFSQKLESEAMEKVTTPEQIKEEEKVLSVESEPTSVLQESSIKIHPTDDRNLKAVKDEGVDDKQPQEQVVHHEMEEEKLVSPQEGYKESGKQAELEGETIQSEEQHNLYDQTQYGENDLTAEQYQPGEIQQYDDNGQPIQIQPYEHDQTIHTQQYDDNGKAIDMQQYDEHGQPVDMQQYDENGQPVNMQQYDESGEPIPIPQYDGDGQPIQMQQYDESQYLQQFDETGQSIQHYDENSQPIQQYDEQGQPLQQQYAENAQYDENGQLIPQYTEQYDEHGQLIQQYDEQAQLIQQFDENGQPIQQYEQHMMQQYADGQQPFQQYDENGQLIQQYDYGQPQYDENGQLVQQYNENEAPYVNEQQYYNHPYSENPDEGIIQQEPASQVSEPEPEKDQNLAAPEESKKANVMEMLDTDTESVKQDTKISHDSDFDFSNG